GGCGGCACTTGAGGATGTTGCAGATGTATATGTCCTCCCGTTTCATCCCCATGGCCTCGATGATCCGCGTCAGAAGCCGACCGGCCCTGCCTGTGAAGGGACGGCCCTGCCTGTCTTCATCAGCGCCGGGCGCTTCTCCCACAAAAACGAGGGGCGCCCGGGGATTCCCCTCTCCAAAAACAATATTCCGGCGGGTCTTGTAGAGTCCGCATCGTCTGCAATCCCCCAGGTCGGTCCGGATTTCTTCAAGAGATCTCCCGGGATGGACTCCCCTGTTCTCCCGCTCATCCCCGGCTGTCGCGGCAGGAAGACGATACCTCCTGCCGGAAAGGGTGAGCCCCCCCACGTCCTCTTTCAGCAGACATTCGGCGAGGCGTACCCTCAATGACCGTGCCAGTTCGAGAAGCTCCTCTTCATGGAAGCTTGTGCGAGGCGGAACATCAGGCGCCCCATTCCCGTACGGCCTCATGAGCCCCCCCGTCCTTCGAGCAACGCGGCTACCCTGTCGAGGATTCTGTCGGCCACATCCTTCTTGTCCATCAGGGGAAGAACGTCAACGCCGCCTTCTCTGTCCAGGATTCGGACCACGTTGGTGTCATGACCGAATCCCGCTCCCGGCTCGCGCAGGTCGTTGGCGACGATAAGATCCAGATTCTTTTCCTCCAGCTTTTTCAACGCGTTTAAAACGAGATCGTCCGTTTCCATGGCGAAGCCGACAATGATCATGTCTCCCTTGCGTCGACCGGCCTCGGCAATGATATCGGGATTTCTCTCCAGGACAATTGAGAAAGAATCTCCTTTTTTTTTGATTTTTCCCGTCGACGGCCGCGCCGGCCGGTAGTCCGCGACGGCGGCCGCCTTGA
This portion of the Syntrophales bacterium genome encodes:
- a CDS encoding uracil-DNA glycosylase translates to MRPYGNGAPDVPPRTSFHEEELLELARSLRVRLAECLLKEDVGGLTLSGRRYRLPAATAGDERENRGVHPGRSLEEIRTDLGDCRRCGLYKTRRNIVFGEGNPRAPLVFVGEAPGADEDRQGRPFTGRAGRLLTRIIEAMGMKREDIYICNILKCRPPENRNPGPDEISACEPFLKRQIDAIQPRVICALGTFAAKTLLGKDAPITVLRGTFHEYRGTPLMPTYHPAYLLRNQGAKRKVWEDMQMIMNLLSFPAES